DNA from Daucus carota subsp. sativus chromosome 1, DH1 v3.0, whole genome shotgun sequence:
ATTATGCAAATGAAATATGAGATTAGAATTTTTACAATTTAAGAAATTATTATTCgagaaagaaaatattttagacaATTTTAATGAGATTGAAATTCTTAcgtttaatttttttctaagtaATGGTAGTTGGGAGTATTAGTAAtaaagtaaaaataataatttagacgataaaatcgaattattagattaatttttaataaaaatcaaaattataatatgcaAGTATAAAAATATTCCTGAACTAAcccttcatatatatatatatatatatatatatatatatatatatatatatatatatatatatatatatatatatatatatagggataggatcaaataaaaacttttttaagttacaaacttacaaacttttttttattctcccatcgtgttaatccttagttatataaagtatccatgttgaaaattcttcaaaaaacatcacaatttttaaaaataacgcataaacaaatcgcgttttcaacacatttataactggggttcaacatcgggtgttgaacactaattatcattgtgttgaacatatatatataggggagggttctggtacaaacctacaaacttacaaactttttttgttcaacacatatataacttgagttcaacatttttttaacatattttgttgaacatcgattaaaatagtggtggagaagtacgtaatccaatttttaaatgtaagaactaaggtaaacatgttatataactaatatttatgtttctagaccctacccaaaccccagaggtatagtttaaacatctttttagatatgttcaacacaatgataattagtgttcaacacccgatgttgaaccccagttataaatgtgttgaaaacgcgatttctttatgcgttatttttaaaaattgtgatgttttttgaagaattttcaacatggatactttatataactaaggattaacacgatgggagaataaaaaaaagtttgtaagtttgtaacttaaaaaagtttttatttgatccaatccctatatatatatatatatatatatatatatatatatatatatatatatatatatatatatatatatatataactttaacaGAAATTTTAACAGCaggtgttagagcatctccggcAGCTTCCTTATATGATGTCTTAAGCTATTTTTATAAGGAATATGACAAAAATATAACTCCAGCAGAGTCttagtggtgccttaaaaagttaggatgcaagtttcattcctcatttttaaggattgggGAGCCATTCCTCATactacttttaataataaaatattcccTTCCCTTCTTTTCTCACACTTtcccattcaataaaatgtaggAATCTCTTAAAAGAGGTATAGGAagttttgaatatattattattataataataaggaatgtaaaatagggaatgttgttggagttcccattcaataaaatgtaggAATCCCTTAAAAGaggtatattttattatatatttaaggaaGCTGTTAGcactctgctggagatgctcttataaagtGGAACGCATTACAAACTTTAGAGGGTTAAGTCTAAATACTCATCTGCCATGCCAAAATGACACAGAGTACGTCTTAGGCCGAAGATCATTATGAAAACTTCGAGAATATCCTAGTTGAGAATATCTGAAACTGTAttgattcaaaattttgaaagtgTTAAATCCTCATAGAATtattggtactccctccgtctcaatttataggtccactttgggaaaaaaatttgtcccaaaatacttgtccctctcttctttcaatacaaatttatctacatactaattgtgatttttttgaaactcaacattattctcattttacaatgcactaaatccctatatttattgtgatttttttgaaaataaactatattctcacttttCAATGcattaattaatgatacatgagataagattctatctaaccaacttttttcttaatatgcgtgtttattccaaaatggacctataaattgagacggagggagtaattgatttattatcacattgtataaatattatacaGTGGGGCCAATGTAACAATAGGTTGGAACTCACATTTCATTTTAGCTCatctgaatatttaaattttaatgttgtgtttggttggggagaatggaatggaatggaatgaaatgagtagaaaatacttgaaactaatagagttaggaagaaagttttgaaaaaatttgaaggagtgcaaaattgctatgatgagatttgagaagaaattgaggatggaACAGAAtagagcattccatctcaaatggaaGGGGTGATATCTAACATATGATGtagggaatggaatggaggaaggaatgaaatttcttaaaaatcatccacaagatagttcatttttcattccattccttccggaatcattcaccccaaccaaacacaacataatagtACAACAATTTTAATAGACGATCAAAGTTTAAGCAAGATGGATACATAGCTAATACTCGTTTATTTTCCAAGCAAATATCTGTGTTGGAATTTTAAGTAGTACTGCTAGTACACACTTCGACACATTAAATTCTGGTACAGCAAGTTAGTTGAATATAATGCGAACAGTACTCCAGTAGATATGAAGAATAAAGTGAGTACGGTACTCCGGCAGCAAATCGGAGTTTAATCCATAAAtccttaaaatatattttaaggaTTAATAGAAGATGAACAGGGGAGGTTTTGATAAATCAGGATTTTTAGAAAAGaggataaaactaataaaaatgtCTGGAGTTCTTTACAAGCTTTAAAAACTGCACTTAAGGATAATTACATATCAAGTTACATTCCTTAGAGATTAACTGGAGTACAAATAAATAAACCCCTCTCTTAATAGGAAAAAACAATTAATTACCTCCAGACTCCTGTCATGATCATCTTCACATGATATTGCATGGAACATTATGGGAATATTACACCAACTGAATTTTTAGGCAGAAACAAGTCCTTCATTACCAGCCAAGCTCAAATACTTGTCCTTTCTTGTATGCATAGTGCATTCAAACCCCAATGCCTTGCCAAGCTCACTTTGTACAACATTTGCAACTTCATATCTTGATCTGTCACCCTGCTTGCACAACGAGGCACCGCGAACCCTGTTGAGGAATCGGACTGTGTAGCTCGGGTCAGGATTCATCATGAAGAAAAAGGGGTCTAAACACTTTGATCCACCAGCAGTTGTGCCATGAAACATTGTCACATGAGAGTCCATTCCCACAGGGACAATATTATCACTTAATTCAGTGAACAAAGGACTTAACCTCAGTAAATAAGGTTCCCTACAAGTTGTTCCTTCAGGACAGACAACCAAGTCACCATGATTCAACAACTCTTTCATCATCTTGCTGTCTTGATCATGGTCTCGAGTTAACCTTCCGGTTCTGATTGGGGAGATCATCTCAGACAGTCTGCTCAGGCTGTATGTGACCGCAGCAACAGGTTTCTTTAGACCGAAAGAAAGAAACAAGGGGTCTAGTAGTGTCCTATGATTACATACAAAAAGAGTTCCTTTAGGGCCAATAATATCATGATCAGCATTATTTAAGCTGTCAGAATTCAGGAGCCTGAGTTTAATTCCTGAGAAAAATAGAACTGGAAGGGATACGTTGAGTGGTAAAATGACTGCAATTGTGATTCTGAAGATAGAAAGAACTAAACCGAAAGGGAACCACATGAACATGGCTAAGATGGATAATGGTGTTGGCCTAAAGGCCAATCTTCCGTCATGAAATATAAGTGGCTTTGGATATCTGTCTCGCGGAAGGATACTCCAGTTCAGCTTCTCTGCTTCACTCACCATGTAAATCTCCTGTTACAGATACAGAAACAAGTTCATATCTGTGCATTTCCCAGGGCAATTTAAAGATACTTCAAGAGGAATTAGTTAGATTATTTACGTACCTTGCAACCCGAGAAGAGCTGATTTTGAGTTGAACAGCTGATGTTATCTAATCCAATTACAGTACTGGAGAGTTCTGCAACATCTCTGAACAATTTTGCCTCTGCACATTGAGCTCGTTTACTCGTCTCTTTTTCTTCGTATAATCCAACATAATATCCACCAATTTCTTTTAGCTCCCTTCCAACGACAACATCAACCTCCATATAGTCCCTCAAAAAACTTTCAACCATCACTTGCGGCAACTCAGTCACACCAATTTTCTTCTTAGCCATCCTCAGAGCCGCGAAACTTTCAGCACTGACATCCTCCATGAAAAACTTTGGCAAAACCGAGCTTCCAATTCTGAAACTTTCTTTCTTTATCCCCATGAAACACACCAAAACCATAACTTTTAAAGACATTTCCTCGCTAATCAAACGAAGAAAAGGGTATAACAGCAAGAGAAGTAAAGCCCTAATGATGCTACCAGCTTCGAAAGCCACCAACATGAAGTATGGAAACAGTGAAGAAGATCTCAACAAAGTTCCTTCTACATTGAAGATCAAAGTAGTCTCAGAAGATTCTGAGCACCGATGCTTAAATTGCGGAAAAGATTCAACATAAACATCACTGGCGCTACTAATCTGAAGGCCTTTCTGTTTGTTGTAATGTTTGGGAAGAACTCGAAAGAGAATGAGGACAAATTTTATGAAAGAGAATGATTTAAAGAAAACCATCTTAAGACTTAAACTGGAGGAGGTCTGGATGATTTGATACTGAAGAAATTTGATTAGCAATGTTCTATATATACAGCATTGGTGCAATTTGATGTCCCAGTGACACAAGTGCATGCACTGTGATGCACACCTGCTAACAAAGATTAACGTGAGACTTGTAAACTGACTTATAGACATTAATTACATTCTACTTGCCTCAATAAAGTGTTTTACGATAGAAAGGCGACTCTATACGAACCGACTCCATGAAATGTCTGGTTTGACCGGTCCATCTAATATCTTAAAGTGTCTTCTTATTCGGGTGACGGAGaatcaaatttgagattttcATCGAACCTGAGTTGTGATATAATGTTGAGAACAAGTCTATCTAAAATGTTAAGATGTCAGAGAAAggtctcaaatatatattattatgctatatttcaatcATTTTTCAGTAACACCACAAATGTGAAACGTGTCTGCTAAATTTTTGTCATTCACTTGATCTTATAAGTATCTATCAAACAGGGAGAGTGACACGCTGGCCCTTTAGCTCGTTCATCTAACTTTTGTGATTCGGAGTAAATAGGAAAGGATAGAGGTAGGGGAGAAATTTAATTATGGATATGACACTGACGGAAAATAATGGACCAAAGTACGAGATGAACCCGGAAAAAAAGGCGATATTTTCGCACTCGTGGTGTTTATGCATGTTATATGCAAGTATAGCAATCTAAAATGTAGTTCGATACACCCTGTAATATTAAACATCGACTGCACTTTTTGAAAATCATGTTGTTACACAAATGTCGATATTTTTGTAGTGTTTATGCATGTGATATACAAGTATCATAATCTAAAATGTGGTGtagtgatattaaatattaactaCATGCTTTCAAAATTGTGTTACATAAATATCGATATTTCTGCACTCGTTAGTGTTTATGCATGTGATATACAACTATCGCAATCTAAAATGTGGTACGGCGTGTGGGGTAAACATCATCTAGGTATGCTTAATCTAACAATTTTGACACTCTCAAACGTTTTTTTTACTGCAGGGGAGAGTCCGAATAACAGATTGGCAAATGTATCGGGCTTTTTGTTCTGACAGTGATAAAACGAGATTGATCTGTGGAGCCAATCAAACTTAAGACCCTGAAAAAACAGAGATAAAGCAGCTCTAACTTAATCCTGGTGAGCACGACACGACACCAGGTGTCGAGACAAACACACAGCAGATTCATTTAAACACCACCTACAAGTTATAAATTCTGTATATTCACGTCAAAAAGGTAATCAATCATCTTCTCTGCCAAAAACATACCACATGAAAGCTCATTGCTCTTATTTATGACCAAATATCTCACTACTGCTCCCACTTTACAGCTGCAATAGGAATGAATATGTGCACATAATTATCATACAGTCCCGGGACATAGCGTAATTACGAGATTTTTTATGTGAATGCAGAAGGTCTCGCCTATGAATAACCAAGGCCTTCACGGGACTCAGGAGTCATGCAAAGGATCACGAAATACAGAGTCTACAGCCAAATAGCATGTGTAAAAATATATTGCCTTCACCAACAAATATAGACCTTTACAAAGATCTAATGGTTTCAAACATGTACATCACAACTGGAAGTTGTGGATGTATTTGCAACACATAAGCTGCTGAACTTActgtgaccaaaaaaaaaaaaaaaaagctgctGAACTTACAATTCGCGATCAGCAGAGAGCGTATTCTAATAAATCAAATACGCAGCATTGTATTACATATTCACTAGTTTTTCACCAACGAATTTGGTAACGGGCTGAATTCAGTACCTGAATATGCATACTAAAATGTCGAATTTCGAGTCTGATATATTTACAGATGTAAGCAGGCAGCCATGGGAGAGTGCTTGCTTGTGATGTTCTTGCTATTTGCCATTTATGGCATACAGCAAGTGTACAAGTTTTTTTATCTACTTAAACTACTAACTGTAGGGACCTTTTTCAAAAAGGATTGTGCTCTTTTTAAGCTTCACGGGATGGAATCACACTAGATCTCAGTTTGTCAAGTTTGACTCTAAAATGGTGAAGAAATATACAAGTCTGTAGCATACAGGAAGAAGTAACAATCACCAACAACTCAGTAATCAATTGAAATACCCACTTATCTGTACATCTACATAAATACATTATCGGTTGATGGAATGGTGTTTACCCTCGGGTTTCTGGTGCAATGGGATATAAGAATATCTGCAACATTGAAACCAGATAGTAAGAATTACTGTGACATTGATGGAAGCATGCAATTAAGAAGATTCATCACAGACACTAGGAAACCGTAAAACTAGTCAAAGATAAATTAACCAAGCAACTTTGATGGTTTTCCACCATTTTGTTTGTGCAAAGAACAGCATTCGGGAGTCGAGACTGTAGTAAAAAGCATTATTCAAGACTGTGTATTTAAAAAGATAAGATGTTGAATGCAGATAGTATGTGGTCCATCTTACATGTGCTGTGGCACTACGAATTTATCAGGACATAAATCGATAATCCTTGTTACATAGCAAGGGTatcaaacaaatatttaataaatcttGTGAAGGACAGTGAACTGGATGCAGAAACAAATGTCAATTTTATCTTGAAGACAATGAACTGGATGAAGAAAGAAATGTCATTTCTATTTAAAATCTGTACTGATACGGATGGCAGAAAGtattaaatttcatttattttcacTCCGTTCATCTACTTGCAACCAAACATAGGGTTAGCTAGACAACTGGAATGCACACTCAGTTGGTGCAACCACATGCatcaacaatatataaaataaatgtctTCAGTAAGCTAGTGCTCAGTAGATCAATAAAGTAGCACCAAGCAGAGTAATATACAAAGATCCCCATTCAAATTTGACCAAATCAATCTTACTAATATCATTGACATAATTCGCAACAATCAACAAAAAGCAAACCTGGATTTATGATTATTTCTAATTTGATATGAACTAACTGTATTAGGATAAACTCATATCTGTTTCTCTAAAGTGCCAGAGGGTTTTACACGTGACATACAATGAGAAGAATATCAATGAAAAATCTCGAGTGAACTCACAAGGTGGAGCACATTACTAGTGTATGTGTCTCGCCAATTTTATCACTTTTCACACATAAAACTATCCAGAACCTCCACCAGCTTTATCATACAATCTGGAACACAAATCAGTAACATTTATTAGAACTTGCCTTACATGAACTGCTAAAGACTGGCCTGATGAATGCTATAAAACCATTCAAGAGCCCAAGGGAAGGTACGTTAATGAATATACCAAAATAAATccatttaaaaattgatttctCAGCATATCTCATTTAAgtagtatataaatatatgtgtgcGCGCACGCGTGTAAAGAGTTTTAATTGTAGCATCTACCTTAAAGTACTTCATAGCAAAATTTCGTTGATTTTAGACAAATACTTAATTTCCAGATTCAGATATTTGCAAATCAGCTTCACAAGTAAAATGAACCTATTCTTGTGGAAAGGAGTTGACTATGGAATTTTGACATATCACTAATGAATAGTAACAAATGCTTGTCACAATGTCCAACAAAAAGGTTTTGGCCTTTGTCATTGTGCAAATTAATTTTCCAAATGGCTGTTTTGTCGCAGTTGACAGGAACTAACGTCCTTCATAGATTAACATAGCCAAAACAGTGAAAAAGAGATAAACAAGACAATAAGACTGACTTGGGAAGTATGGAACTCGGTGCACTGCCCCCACTTATAGGGGTGCTGTTGAAGAAGCGAACTGATATCAAGTCGTGTGCTGCTGCAGCTGGCTCAGGAGATCCCTTGAAGCTAGCACTTGAAGTGTGCTTTGATAAAATGCctgcaacataaacataaaGGACAATATTTTTTGCTACACAATGAAGGGAGTTTTGGTTTCGATCTATTCCTGGAAAAATTAACTAAGCAGCTCTTGTAATAGGACCTAATCATGCACTGGCATTTCTTAACTCTCCCAATGAGAAGTATGTTTGGGCAACTGGATAATAATCACACTGTTTTGCTAATAATATTAGGTTTAGGAAAGGTACAGGTGTTCATGTAGACTTGATCACTGATAGCAGCATCTATAAGATGGCCaaacatatttaattatgacTGGAAAAGATGAAGACAGATTCAAACTAAATCACATAATCGTCAACAGTTCATCCGTCCTGGTTTATCTATGATGGTTAGCTTTGAACCATTAGGAAATTTTATTGATGTCAATGCTTATGTCAAAATTGTCCATCACAATGATTCGTAGAAATTTTATTGGTCAACATTTATGTATCTCTGCATACACAGTCGAAAGGGACACTTTTTATCAAGTGCATTAAGAAAAGTCACTTTTAAAAATCAGCTTACACTTTGCTGGTAAAACAATGTGGGAGATAAATAAGACTTCTTGATTAGCTACTTCTTCCCAAGAAATTGAAATGGAGATAGTATATATGCTTGGCATGGTTTCAGCTTTCAAGATTACAAAGCAATGTAAGAAAACAAAGATACCAGCTCCTTTAACAGGGAAGTCCTTCAACATTTACACACACTAAAGTTCAACTAGATAACTAATCATAATTTAGAAAGTAAAACATTGGGCGACAAGAGTACATATACAAATGCATACTGATGAGCTATAGATGTCACCTATATAATCTATAAATTGAACGCAGCTCGGCTTGAGCATCTATACAGAAAACTTTTGCTACCATGCTTAAATATAAACATGAATTAAATCAGATAAGCGGATTTAGATAGCTTAAAGAAGTGAAACCCATGAGTGAAATTCAGGACAACACGACATTCCATTCCCAACGAAATAGTTAATAGTTAATCAAGTATACATATATGCACATGTGAGAAGGAGATTACAACTAAGAGTGCACATAAACGAAAAGATTCGAAACATATGAACTGAAGAAATAAGATTAATACCTTGAAAGAGAATAACAATAAAAAGGAGAAGTGTAGCCACCATGGCAGCTAGCCTACCGATCAACGATGacgatgatgaagaagatggcGATGCTATCTTGGTTTTCATTTCCCTAAGTGCCTTGATGCGTTTAATCCTTGCACGCCTCTTCTTAGCAAGATCAGAAATTTCCGTAATTAACTTTAAATCTGAGACATCCAGTGTTGGACCTTTGGGAGGTCGAGGGGGTCTAGAGGCCTTTCGAAAAGAATTTTTCCTTTTCTCTTTTATGTTCTTTTTCTCTGTAACAGGCAGCTGTTCTATGCCTTGTTCTAAATGTTTGTCTGTTAAAGAATCTTTATTTTCATACAAAGCCTGATTAGAATTTCCTGACATGTTATAGGTGCTCGAACTACACTCATCCTTGCCATATCCCTCAAAACCCAAAATATCAGTCCTAAGTCTACCAAACACACTTCTTGCTGACTTGTTGGATGAAATGCTTCCGCTACTCAGCTCATCTTCGCTGCCTGTTCCTCCACTCTCAAGGTCTCTGTCTTCCAAGGCACTATGATCCATTTAATTTCCTCAAAAATGAAAACACCAAAGAGTCCTGCAATGTAAGCAAGATTAATCTATCAAATAATTACCTAGAAATCCACAACAAATAAACCTCACTAAAGCGAcacccctcccgaaaacaaatTGCTAAAAAACTTCTTCTACACACTTGTAGCAGCACAGGCTTAATTCCTGAGAAAATCGCCCAAATTTCGGAACATTGCCAAGTATAATCCATACAGTATGTATCTATTTGACTGAAAGGTGGACTAGAAAAACTCTAAGAAAATGTAAATTATACAATGCCTGAAAGCTTAGATTGTCAAAATGATACTTCTATTGCAGAATCATAAACTATAACAACAAAATGAAGCAAGTGATAGGATGACACGTACAAAATTTAAGtgcaaagaaataaaaaaataaaaataataaataagtaaagGCCTTGCCTAGtaaatataattaagaaaaactCAGCCCGGTTCTGTAAGGTGATCGTTGAGACCGGAAGAATCTAGGGAAGCCCAGTTTAGATGGCGGAGAAGAACATCAACAGAGGTGCTTTGTGCGTGAGTTTTGTCCGAACCAACAGGGGCGGGTGATGAAATTTGGTTATATTATACTACAATTTGCAACTCTTGTGATGGATGAAGATGGCGGAGCTGCACATATGACACGCTGGCTTGCTAGTCAATCATTTGTCTTTTCTTGTCTTTTTTCTCCGAAACAACAGCgatattttttatgtaattttggACAATATTTTTAATCTCGAAATGAAAAACTagtatactttatttatttgttttgctTCTTGActgaaattattataatgtgtcAGACAAataactgattttaattaaatgacTCATGTTTAtatagattttattattattagtactCAATAATCAATTTAGAAGATTTTAAAAAGATTATCATTTCAGCACTATTTAATGTGAGTAGAAATATTAGCTGGCTTCTAGATTATTTCACAGGATATATTATActagtattattatattatatttaaagaaaagAGACATTGTTTTAAAGATGTACTACCAATCAGGTGGGTAAGACGGCtgtttattttgaatataattttatttcagcAAATCAGTAATCGACATGCTTCAGAAAcagcaattataatattatgatgaCCACCTgcgatttttatatttatataataacaaGCAAACCGGTGGCTTATTCAAGAATGAATAAACCATTGGCGGCAGCAGCAGCAACTGCCCATCTTTATCCGCTCCACACGTAGGGTGGATAAAATTATCCGATAATATCTCATAGTCTATACTGccaaaatgatatattttgaaGCACCAAATGCTCACTCGATGTCCAGTGCGTTCCCTTAACCGGAAGTCTGGAACACAAAGAAGCCTGTATGACCTTAAGATATTGCCAACTCTGAGTAAATTGTTCATACATAACTAGATCCAGCCGAGTATAAGCAAAACAAAACGACCACTTACAATCCAGACAGAATAACCGGTTTCGTTTGGTGCATAATAAAAAGATCGCATGAAACCAAAAACAAGTCAATGAAGGTGCACTAGAAGGCAAGCATAAACCATGTCTCTTGCTGTAGTTCAAATCTATTCACtactaaaataacaaataaataaatgaagttCAAAAGGCACACAGGCCAAAATGTAGCATCCAACATCCTTCCCATCATCAGCTTCTTAAACATAACATCATAGCTACTATTTCACATACTTACCTAAGATTAGGGGCTCTCCTATAACATGACTCGTATCCGACCAGGAGTTGAACCCTGAAAATTTTTGGAgtaaatatttaacaaatttgCAAAACCCACAAAATAATCTCTGCTAATTACCACTACGAAAAGAAAATGGCTTAATTAAAAGCAGTAGCACTGCTATGATAAAATGCATCTTTATATTGCATATGGCATTCAAAAATTTCCCTATGCATTTTCGGCCTCTTCCTAAGCACTACTCTGAAAAAACATATCATGGGGCATAGATTTTGCCTGGTAAGTGAGATAATTTAAATAACGCATACCTAATGCTTAAGTTGAACAAATACCAGAACAATCCAAGTAACATAGCTTGAAATACGAGACAACTCACCTAACTTAAATCCAATATACTGATTCAGTATCGATTATATGCTTTTCCAAACTCTTCGTGCCTCTGTCGTTGATAGTCACCATAAGCATCATGGGACCTTGAAGGAGGGAAAGTTTCTACAGAGTTTTGGTACCTGCCTCTAGATTCTGGTGCTAAATTCCCTCCATAATGAGCACTTGCCTCATAACCGTCAAAATCAGAATAACCAGGCTGTCTGTAACCAGCATACCTTGAATTGGACAACTGCTCGACTGCCCTTTCTTGCTTCCTTTGGGTGTTGAGGTGAAGAAACTCTTCCCACTGTTTGGCATGCATTTCCCTCAAATTAGCCATCCTCTTTGTAAAACTTTCCCTCATCTCCCTAACAGCCTAGATTGATAGACACGAGGCAGATAGTGCAACAATAGAATCAgccaaacaaaagaaaataacagaaatcaaaatttatatatatggctATGTCCGTCCCATGAATGATTAGGAAGTTTTTGGTTTGTTTGATGATGTGTGGGTGTCTGAGGAGAGAAATATTCGAATATGATGTTTAGTGCCTACAAAATGTCAATTAAAATTTAAGGTGTGTCAAATCAGCATGAGTTATGAGTTAGACATTCCTACCTCACGATGCTTGTagttttcttcatcttcttccttGTCACGAATTCTACCAAGATCTGTGGCATCCCTA
Protein-coding regions in this window:
- the LOC108204465 gene encoding probable glycerol-3-phosphate acyltransferase 3, with amino-acid sequence MHLCHWDIKLHQCCIYRTLLIKFLQYQIIQTSSSLSLKMVFFKSFSFIKFVLILFRVLPKHYNKQKGLQISSASDVYVESFPQFKHRCSESSETTLIFNVEGTLLRSSSLFPYFMLVAFEAGSIIRALLLLLLYPFLRLISEEMSLKVMVLVCFMGIKKESFRIGSSVLPKFFMEDVSAESFAALRMAKKKIGVTELPQVMVESFLRDYMEVDVVVGRELKEIGGYYVGLYEEKETSKRAQCAEAKLFRDVAELSSTVIGLDNISCSTQNQLFSGCKEIYMVSEAEKLNWSILPRDRYPKPLIFHDGRLAFRPTPLSILAMFMWFPFGLVLSIFRITIAVILPLNVSLPVLFFSGIKLRLLNSDSLNNADHDIIGPKGTLFVCNHRTLLDPLFLSFGLKKPVAAVTYSLSRLSEMISPIRTGRLTRDHDQDSKMMKELLNHGDLVVCPEGTTCREPYLLRLSPLFTELSDNIVPVGMDSHVTMFHGTTAGGSKCLDPFFFMMNPDPSYTVRFLNRVRGASLCKQGDRSRYEVANVVQSELGKALGFECTMHTRKDKYLSLAGNEGLVSA
- the LOC108222463 gene encoding uncharacterized protein LOC108222463 isoform X2, encoding MDHSALEDRDLESGGTGSEDELSSGSISSNKSARSVFGRLRTDILGFEGYGKDECSSSTYNMSGNSNQALYENKDSLTDKHLEQGIEQLPVTEKKNIKEKRKNSFRKASRPPRPPKGPTLDVSDLKLITEISDLAKKRRARIKRIKALREMKTKIASPSSSSSSSLIGRLAAMVATLLLFIVILFQGILSKHTSSASFKGSPEPAAAAHDLISVRFFNSTPISGGSAPSSILPKYSYIPLHQKPEAVKWEQ
- the LOC108222463 gene encoding uncharacterized protein LOC108222463 isoform X1, translated to MDHSALEDRDLESGGTGSEDELSSGSISSNKSARSVFGRLRTDILGFEGYGKDECSSSTYNMSGNSNQALYENKDSLTDKHLEQGIEQLPVTEKKNIKEKRKNSFRKASRPPRPPKGPTLDVSDLKLITEISDLAKKRRARIKRIKALREMKTKIASPSSSSSSSLIGRLAAMVATLLLFIVILFQGILSKHTSSASFKGSPEPAAAAHDLISVRFFNSTPISGGSAPSSILPKYSYIPLHQKPEDLYISSPF
- the LOC108222463 gene encoding uncharacterized protein LOC108222463 isoform X3, coding for MDHSALEDRDLESGGTGSEDELSSGSISSNKSARSVFGRLRTDILGFEGYGKDECSSSTYNMSGNSNQALYENKDSLTDKHLEQGIEQLPVTEKKNIKEKRKNSFRKASRPPRPPKGPTLDVSDLKLITEISDLAKKRRARIKRIKALREMKTKIASPSSSSSSSLIGRLAAMVATLLLFIVILFQGILSKHTSSASFKGSPEPAAAAHDLISVRFFNSTPISGGSAPSSILPKLYDKAGGGSG